In Oncorhynchus nerka isolate Pitt River linkage group LG21, Oner_Uvic_2.0, whole genome shotgun sequence, the following are encoded in one genomic region:
- the LOC135563550 gene encoding putative nuclease HARBI1 yields MSSSPSLATEDSVTSKRSSIGLQMVCNADCVISNVVAKWPGSVHDSRIFRASEIYQCLSQGEFSGVLLGDRGYGCQPFLLTPFTDPQEAQQAYNHAHARTRARVEMTFGLLKARFHCLHKLRVSPVRACDITVACAVLHNVACLRKERAPRVPPAMDWDNPAIFPDDDSGRLLRDQYVLNYFS; encoded by the exons atgtcttcatctccttccctggccacagaagactctgtgacatcaaagaggagttctataggattgcag atggtctgcaatgctgactgtgtgatcagcaatgttgtggcaaaatggcctggctcagtccatgactccagaatctttcgggcctctgaaatctatcagtgcctatcacaag gtgaattctctggtgtgttgctgggagacagggggtatggctgccagccttttctcctgacacctttcacagacccccaggaagcacagcaggcctacaaccatgcccatgccaggaccagggccagagttgaaatgacctttggcctcctgaaggcacgctttcactgccttcacaaattaagggtcagccctgttagggcatgtgatattactgtggcttgtgctgtcctccacaatgtggcctgcctgaggaaggagagggcccccagagtgccaccagccatggactgggacaatccggcaatcttccctgatgacgacagtggtcggctgctgagggaccaatatgtgttgaattattttagttag